Sequence from the Pseudomonadota bacterium genome:
CGTGAGCAGCCAGTTCACCGTCGGCGCCGGCATCCAGGCGCAAAACGCCGCCGCCGACCTGTCGAACGCCATCGATTTCGGCACCATCTGCTTCGGCAGCCTGCCGGCCGCCACCTGCGGCGCGCTCGGCCTGTCGCCGCGCGGCAATGACGGCAATGTGCGCTTGACGGGCGATGATTGGGCCGTGGGCGGCAACGTCGGCCTGCAGTTCACGCCGGCCCCGGGCACGCGTCTCGGCTTGGACTACCGCTCCCAGATCAGCCACACGATCACCGGCAATGCGATCTTCCAGGTGCCGGCCGCGGCCACGCCCTTGCGCGCCACCGGCGCCTTTGCCAACACCGGCGCCCAAGGCAAGATCACCACGCCGGACAGCATCAATTTCGGCCTGCGCCACGAGCTGAACCCGCAATGGGCGCTGTTGAGCGATGCGTCGTGGACGCGCTGGAGCGTCTTCAAGCAGCTGCAGTTCACCTTCACCAACCCGGCGCAGGCGACCAGCACCAAGCCTGAGAATTGGCAGGACGCGCTGTTCGTCTCCGGCGGCGCCACCTTCAAGCCCGCACCCTTGTGGACGCTGCGTGCCGGCCTCGCCTACGACCAATCGCCGATCAAGGCGCAGTTCCGCACGCCGCGCATTCCCGATACGGACCGCTACTGGATTACCGTCGGCGCCAGCTACGATTTGACCCCGGGTGCCCGCATCGACGCCGGCTATGCACACATTTTCCTGAATGACGGCTCGATCGCCGATCCCGATTCCACCGGCGTCAACGTGACCAGAGCGAGCTACAAGCTCTCCATCGACATTGTTTCCCTCGGCTTGAGCATTAAGTTCTAGTAGGCGGGATCCGGCCGCTCGAGGCCGGCCGCCGCCGCCCTATCGCTTGTCGCCTTCGGAGCCCCGGGCTCCGGGGGCGCAGGCGCATCCCTGCCATCGGGAGTGCTCCGATATGCGCAATGTCGTCATCGCCGGCTATGCCCGCTCGCCTTTCACCTTCGCCAACAAGGGCGAGCTGAGGAAGGTCCGCCCCGACGAGCTCGCCGCCAAGGTGGTTGCCGGGCTCCTCGAGCGGATCGGCGTGCCACCCGAGGACATCGAGGACCTGATCGTGGGCTGCGCTTTCCCCGAGGGCGAGCAGGGCATGAACGTGGCGCGCCTCATCGGCTTTCTCGCCCATCTGCCGCTGAGCGTCGCCGGCACCACCGTCAACCGCTTCTGCGGCTCCTCCATGCAGGCGATCCACATGGCCGCGGGCGCCATTCAATTGGGCGCCGGCGAGGCCTTCATTTGCGCCGGCGTGGAGTCGATGAGCCGCGTGCCGATGATGGGCTTCAACCCGATGCCGAACCCGACGCTCGCCAAGGACTATCCGGCCGCCTACGTGTCCATGGGCATCACCGCCGAGAATCTCGCGCGCAAATACCAGATCACCCGCGCCGACCAGCAGGAGTTTTCCGTCGCCTCGCATGCCAAGGCGGCGGCGGCGCAAGCCTCCGGCAAGCTCAAGGACGAGATCGTGCCGATCGGTGCCGCCGCCGAGGATGGCTGCATCCGCCCAGGCACCACCTTGGAGGTGCTGGCCGAACTGAAGCCCGCCTTCGAGGAGACCGGGACGGTGACCGCCGGAACCTCCTCGCCCTTGACCGACGGGGCTGCGGCCTGCCTCGTCACCTCCGAGGACTACGCCAAGGCGCATGGGCTGAAGCCGCTTGCCCGGCTCAAATCCGTGGCGGTCGCCGGCTGCGCCCCGGAGATCATGGGCATCGGCCCGGTCGCCGCCACGCAGAAAGCCTTGAAGCGCGCCGGGCTTGAGGTCTCCGACCTGGGCGTGATCGAGATCAACGAGGCTTTCGCCGCTCAGGCGCTGGCCTGCATGCGCGATCTGGCGATTCCCTTGGAGAAGGTGAACCTCGACGGCGGCGCCATCGCGCTCGGCCATCCCTTGGGCGCCACCGGCGCTCGCATCACCGGCAAGGTGGCCCAGCTCCTCAAGCGCGAAGGCAAGCAGTACGCGCTCTCCACCCAGTGCATCGGCGGCGGACAAGGCATCGCGACCATCCTCGAGGCGGTCTGAACGGTCATGGCCAAGCCAGAGATCCGTCGCGCCGCGGTGATCGGCGCTGGGGTAATGGGCAGCGGCATCGCCGCGCATATCGCCAATGCCGGGGTGGCCGTCGACCTTCTCGACATCGTTCCGTCCGGCGCCGCCAACCGCAACGCGGTTGCCGAAGGGGCGCTCCAGCGCCTCGCCAAAGCCGATCCCGCCGCCTTCATGCACCCCTCGGCGCAGCGTTTGGTGACGGCGGGAAATATCGAGGATCATCTGGGACGGCTAGCCGAAGCGGATTGGATCATCGAAGCGGTCTCGGAGAAGGTTGCCCTCAAGCGCGACCTCTATGCCCGCATCGATCCCTTGCGCAAGAAAGGCTCGATCGTCTCCTCCAACACCTCGACGATCCCCTTGGCCGATCTCCTGGCCGGCGCCGGCAAAGGCTTTGCCCGCGATTTCCTCATCACCCACTTCTTCAATCCGCCGCGCTACATGCGTTTGCTGGAGGTGGTGGCGGGGCCGAAGACGCGGGCGCAGGCGCTCGAGACCATTCGCCGCTTCGCCGATGAGCGTCTCGGCAAGGGCGTGGTCGACTGCAACGACACGCCGGGCTTCATCGCCAATCGCATCGGCACGCTGTGGATCCAGTCGGCGGTCAACCACGCCACGGATCTCGGCCTTGCGGTGGAAGAGGCCGATGCGGTGGTCGGCCGGCCGATGGGCATCCCCAAGACCGGCGTCTTCGGCTTGATGGATCTCGTCGGCCTCGATCTCATGCCCCATGTCAGCCAGAGCCTGCTCGCCACGCTGCCGGCCGGCGACGACTATCGCCGGCTCTATCGCGAGCTGCCGCTCTTCACCAGGATGATCGCCGAGGGCTATACCGGCCGCAAAGGCAAGGGCGGCTTCTACCGCCTGGCGCGGGGTGCGGATGGCGCGCGGGTGAAGGAGGCGATCGATCTTAAGACCGGTCTCTACGCCCCGGCGGCGACGCCGCGGCTGGAGAGTGTCGAGGCCGGGCGGAAGGGCCTGAAGGCTCTGGTCGAGCACCCGGACAAGGGTGGCCGCTATGCCTGGGCGGTGCTTGCCGACACGCTCGCCTATGCCGCGGGACTGGTACCCGAGATCGCTCAATCGATCGTCGCCGTCGATGAGGCGATGCGGCTCGGCTACAACTGGAAGCGCGGGCCCTTCCAGATGATCGACCAGCTGGGTGCCGCGTGGTTTGCCGCAAAGCTGGCCGAGTCCGGCCGGACGGTGCCGGAGCTCTTGAGCAAGGCCGCCGCCGCTGGCGGCTTCTATCGCACGGTGGAGGGCCAGCTCGAATATCTGTCGGTGGCCGGCGCGTGGGAGAAGGTGGTGCGGCGCGCGGGCGTGCTCCTGCTGGAAGACGTGAAGCGCGCTCAGAAGCCGGTCGCCCGCAGCGCGGCCGCCAGCTTGTGGGATATCGGCGACGGCGTTCTCTGCCTCGAGTTCCACACCAAGATGAACGCCTTCGATCCCGAGCTTCTCGGCATGATCGGCAAGTCGCTCGGCATCGTCGAGAAGGGCCACAAAGCGCTCGTCCTCTACAACGAAGCCGACAACTTTTCGGTCGGAGCCAATCTCGGCTTGGCGCTGTTCGCGGCCAATGTGGCGCTGTGGCCGTCCATCGAGCAGATGATCGAGCAGGGCCAGGCGGTGTTCAAGCAGATGAAGTATGCGCGCTTCCCGATCGTGGGGGCACCGTCCGGCATGGCGCTCGGCGGCGGCTGCGAGGTGCTCTTGCATTGCGCCCATGTGCAGGCCCATGCCGAGAGCTATATCGGGCTGGTGGAGGTCGGTGTCGGTCTGGTGCCCGGGTGGGGCGGGACCAAGGAGCTCTTGGCGCGCTGGTCGGCCGAGCCGGCGCTGCCGAAGGGACCGATGCCGCCGGTCGCCAAGACCTTCGAGACCGTGGCGGTGGCCAAGGTGGCGAAGTCCGCGGCCGAGGCGCGGGATCTGGGCTTCCTCAGGGCCGGCGACGGGATCAGCATGAATCGCGACCGACTGCTCGCCGATGCGAAAGCGGTCGCGCTCAAGCTCGCCCGCCGCTACAAGCCGCCGGCAGCACCCATGCTGCGCCTGCCGGGACCCGCGGCGAAGGCGGCGCTCGACCTCGTCGTCGACGGCCTGGCGCATCAAGGCAAGGTGACGGCGCATGACCGTGTGGTGGTCAGTGCGCTGGCCGAGGTGGTGAGCGGCGGCGGCGCAGATTGGACCGAGCCGGTCGGCGAAGATCACGTGACGGCGCTGGAGCGCGCCGCCTTCATGCGCCTCGTTAGGACGCAAGGGACGCTTGCCCGCATGGAGCACATGCTGGAAACGGGCAAGCCGCTCAGGAACTGAGAAGAGAAAGGCCCCGCGCCATGCCCAGCTACAAGGCTCCCCTGCGCGATATCCGCTTCGTCATGGATGAGCTGCTCGAGCTCGACCAGCGTCCGCGGCTCCCCGGACATGAGGAGATCACGCCCGACACCGTCAATGCGGTCCTCGAGGCGGCCGCAACGCTCTCAGAGGAGGTGCTGTTTCCCTTGAACCGCAGCGGTGATGAGGAGGGATCGGTCTTCGAGAACGGCGTCGTGCGCACGCCTAAGGGATTCAAGAAGGCCTACGAGGCCTTCACCGCCGGCGGCTGGACCGGGCTTGCCTGCGATCCGGCCTATGGCGGTCAAGGATTGCCGCACCTCCTGCAGTTCGTGGTCGAAGAGATGCTGTGCTCGGCCAACCTGTCCTTCGCCATGTTCCCGGGCCTGTCGCAGGGCGCCTACGCGGCGATCGAGCGGCATGCGACGCCGGAGCTGAAGGCCACATATCTGCCGCATCTGGCGAAAGGCGACTGGTCGGGCACCATGTGCCTGACCGAGCCGCACTGCGGCACCGATCTCGGCCTCATTCGCACCCGCGCCCAACCGAAGGAGGACGGCAAGTACGCGATCACCGGCACCAAGATCTTCATCTCCGCCGGCGAGCACGACCTGACCGACAACATCATTCATCTCGTGCTGGCGCGGCTGCCGGACGCCCCACCCGGAATCAGGGGCATCAGCCTCTTTCTGGTGCCGAAGATCCTGGTCAAGGACAGGGCCGGCGAGCTCGGTCCGCGCAATGGCGTGCGCTGCGGCTCGATCGAGCACAAGATGGGGATCAAGGCCTCGCCCACCTGCGTGCTCAATTTCGATGAGGCCGAGGGCTATCTCGTCGGCGAGAAACATCGCGGCATGCGCTGCATGTTCACGATGATGAACGCCGCCCGGCTCGGCGTCGGCATGCAGGGCCTGGCGCTGGCCGAGGTCAGCTACCAGAACGCCCGCGACTATGCCCGAGACCGGCTGCAGGGGCGCTCGCTGAAAGGCGCGCAATATCCCGACAAGCCCGCCGATCCGATCATCGTGCACCCGGACGTGCGCAAGAACCTGCTGACGATCAAGGCCTTCACCGAGGGGGCGCGCGCGCTCGCCTACTGGATCGGCGCCGCCATCGACGAGGCCGAGCGTCACCCCGATGCCGGACA
This genomic interval carries:
- a CDS encoding 3-hydroxyacyl-CoA dehydrogenase; translated protein: MAKPEIRRAAVIGAGVMGSGIAAHIANAGVAVDLLDIVPSGAANRNAVAEGALQRLAKADPAAFMHPSAQRLVTAGNIEDHLGRLAEADWIIEAVSEKVALKRDLYARIDPLRKKGSIVSSNTSTIPLADLLAGAGKGFARDFLITHFFNPPRYMRLLEVVAGPKTRAQALETIRRFADERLGKGVVDCNDTPGFIANRIGTLWIQSAVNHATDLGLAVEEADAVVGRPMGIPKTGVFGLMDLVGLDLMPHVSQSLLATLPAGDDYRRLYRELPLFTRMIAEGYTGRKGKGGFYRLARGADGARVKEAIDLKTGLYAPAATPRLESVEAGRKGLKALVEHPDKGGRYAWAVLADTLAYAAGLVPEIAQSIVAVDEAMRLGYNWKRGPFQMIDQLGAAWFAAKLAESGRTVPELLSKAAAAGGFYRTVEGQLEYLSVAGAWEKVVRRAGVLLLEDVKRAQKPVARSAAASLWDIGDGVLCLEFHTKMNAFDPELLGMIGKSLGIVEKGHKALVLYNEADNFSVGANLGLALFAANVALWPSIEQMIEQGQAVFKQMKYARFPIVGAPSGMALGGGCEVLLHCAHVQAHAESYIGLVEVGVGLVPGWGGTKELLARWSAEPALPKGPMPPVAKTFETVAVAKVAKSAAEARDLGFLRAGDGISMNRDRLLADAKAVALKLARRYKPPAAPMLRLPGPAAKAALDLVVDGLAHQGKVTAHDRVVVSALAEVVSGGGADWTEPVGEDHVTALERAAFMRLVRTQGTLARMEHMLETGKPLRN
- a CDS encoding thiolase family protein gives rise to the protein MRNVVIAGYARSPFTFANKGELRKVRPDELAAKVVAGLLERIGVPPEDIEDLIVGCAFPEGEQGMNVARLIGFLAHLPLSVAGTTVNRFCGSSMQAIHMAAGAIQLGAGEAFICAGVESMSRVPMMGFNPMPNPTLAKDYPAAYVSMGITAENLARKYQITRADQQEFSVASHAKAAAAQASGKLKDEIVPIGAAAEDGCIRPGTTLEVLAELKPAFEETGTVTAGTSSPLTDGAAACLVTSEDYAKAHGLKPLARLKSVAVAGCAPEIMGIGPVAATQKALKRAGLEVSDLGVIEINEAFAAQALACMRDLAIPLEKVNLDGGAIALGHPLGATGARITGKVAQLLKREGKQYALSTQCIGGGQGIATILEAV
- a CDS encoding acyl-CoA dehydrogenase C-terminal domain-containing protein — its product is MPSYKAPLRDIRFVMDELLELDQRPRLPGHEEITPDTVNAVLEAAATLSEEVLFPLNRSGDEEGSVFENGVVRTPKGFKKAYEAFTAGGWTGLACDPAYGGQGLPHLLQFVVEEMLCSANLSFAMFPGLSQGAYAAIERHATPELKATYLPHLAKGDWSGTMCLTEPHCGTDLGLIRTRAQPKEDGKYAITGTKIFISAGEHDLTDNIIHLVLARLPDAPPGIRGISLFLVPKILVKDRAGELGPRNGVRCGSIEHKMGIKASPTCVLNFDEAEGYLVGEKHRGMRCMFTMMNAARLGVGMQGLALAEVSYQNARDYARDRLQGRSLKGAQYPDKPADPIIVHPDVRKNLLTIKAFTEGARALAYWIGAAIDEAERHPDAGQREAAEDLVALMTPVIKAYFTDQGFASTVFGQQVLGGHGYIREWGMEQYVRDARIAQIYEGANGIQALDLVGRKLPQHMGRLLRRFFHPVDAFIQEHGTDPALAEFVLPLAKAFARLQQATAQVAEKGLKDPDEAGAAASDYLRLFALVALAFMWARMVKVAHAKLGADPEGFYKAKIATARFYMQRVLPESNALFQSLIAGARPLMEMEVAAF
- a CDS encoding outer membrane protein transport protein, with the translated sequence MVTKHIAWTRLASVATALMVLGAAAGAKGAGFALKEQSASGLGTAFAGATAAAEDATTLFFNPAGMAELSGNQFYVSGSFIMPSAVPTNQGSTGLLGGSIAGSVGGDAGRNALVPALYGVWDFRPDLKFGLALTTPFGLTTDYNDNWYGRYSAINSHLRTTNIQPTVSYRVSSQFTVGAGIQAQNAAADLSNAIDFGTICFGSLPAATCGALGLSPRGNDGNVRLTGDDWAVGGNVGLQFTPAPGTRLGLDYRSQISHTITGNAIFQVPAAATPLRATGAFANTGAQGKITTPDSINFGLRHELNPQWALLSDASWTRWSVFKQLQFTFTNPAQATSTKPENWQDALFVSGGATFKPAPLWTLRAGLAYDQSPIKAQFRTPRIPDTDRYWITVGASYDLTPGARIDAGYAHIFLNDGSIADPDSTGVNVTRASYKLSIDIVSLGLSIKF